One window of the Takifugu rubripes chromosome 13, fTakRub1.2, whole genome shotgun sequence genome contains the following:
- the LOC101078477 gene encoding alpha-2Db adrenergic receptor produces MDLSDIFHSISSLSLNSSLENNQTASSSPRSPPLPPHTKVASICIVLVVTIIILGTVVGNVLVVVAVFTSRALRAPQNLFLVSLASADILVATLVIPFSLANEIMGYWYFGSTWCSLYLALDILFCTSSIVHLCAISLDRYWSVTKAVSYNRKRTPKRIKAMISIVWFISIVISSPPLLMTQKEEAPKSVEGESAAQGQECLLINQTWYILSSCLVSFFAPGVIMILVYCKIYRVAKQRASTVFVAKNVMERQPSQSETCFVAAGGTCRGSGSSKPQYVADGQQAANHTVENVGGHRHGELDDIDLEERSCEVDTKPAFPALRFPRRAGGTVNEDGKDQNKLKPPALPPPPSCISWASSDHSQHFLLPSPLPHRTRQSSLSRTKVAQMREKRFTFVLAVVMGVFVLCWFPFFFTYSLHAVCRENCTIPDTLFNLFFWIGYCNSCLNPIIYTIFNRDFRRAFKKILFENHKRT; encoded by the exons ATGGACTTGTCGGATATATTCCACTCCATATCCTCTTTATCACTAAACTCTTCCCTGGAAAACAACCAGACCGCCTCTTCTTCCCCGAggtctcctcctctacctcctcacACCAAAGTGGCATCAATCTGCATCGTGCTGGtggtcaccatcatcatcctgggCACTGTGGTGGGCAACGTCCTGGTCGTGGTGGCAGTGTTCACCAGCCGGGCTCTGAGGGCACCACAGAACCTGTTCCTGGTGTCTCTGGCATCTGCAGATATCCTGGTGGCAACTCTGGTCATCCCCTTCTCCTTAGCCAATGAG ATCATGGGCTACTGGTACTTTGGTTCCACCTGGTGCTCGCTGTACCTGGCGTTGGACATCCTCTTCTGCACCTCTTCCATCGTCCACCTCTGCGCTATCAGCCTCGACCGCTACTGGTCCGTGACCAAGGCCGTCAGCTACAACCGCAAACGAACGCCAAAGCGGATTAAAGCCATGATCAGCATAGTGTGGTTCATATCGATCGTAATCTCCTCGCCGCCACTTCTCATGACGCAGAAAGAGGAGGCCCCAAAGAGCGTGGAGGGCGAGAGCGCCGCACAGGGGCAGGAGTGTCTTCTCATCAACCAGACCTGGtacatcctctcctcctgtctcgtGTCCTTCTTCGCACCCGGGGTCATCATGATACTTGTTTACTGTAAGATCTATCGAGTTGCCAAGCAACGGGCCTCCACCGTGTTTGTGGCAAAGAATGTGATGGAGCGGCAGCCGTCGCAGTCGGAGACCTGCTTCGTGGCCGCCGGCGGGACGTGCAGGGGAAGCGGCAGCAGTAAGCCCCAGTACGTGGCGGACGGCCAGCAGGCGGCCAACCACACCGTGGAGAATGTCGGAGGTCACAGACACGGGGAGCTGGACGACATCGACCTCGAAGAGAGAAGCTGTGAAGTGGACACCAAACCCGCTTTTCCGGCTCTTCGTTTCCCCAGAAGAGCCGGAGGGACCGTCAACGAGGACGGGAAAGACCAAAACAAGCTGAAGCCGCCGGCTCTGccgcctcctccttcctgcaTATCGTGGGCGTCGTCCGACCACTCCCAGCACTTCCTGCTCCCATCCCCACTGCCACACCGCACCCGCCAGTCGTCACTGTCCAGAACCAAAGTCGCACAGATGCGGGAGAAGCGCTTTACGTTCGTGCTGGCCGTGGTTATGGGCGTGTTCGTCCTCTGCTGGTTCCCGTTTTTCTTCACGTATAGCCTTCACGCCGTCTGCCGGGAGAACTGCACAATCCCCGACACGCTCTTCAACCTGTTCTTCTGGATCGGTTACTGCAACAGCTGCCTGAACCCCATCATATACACCATCTTCAACCGGGACTTCAGGCGGGCCTTCAAGAAGATTCTGTTTGAGAACCACAAACGAACGTGA